The Polyangium spumosum genome has a segment encoding these proteins:
- a CDS encoding phage tail protein, translating into MADEFRELQRGNIPDGGQWTDAEWLRGPNAQAFLALLGETKDATLDELRAAIKARWPGLGPPDALRLQGQGFDVERFEGETDEAYLARLEKAWETHQRAGTARAIEESLRAFGLPDVLVVEDWQGRFAEGSWYSRFWVVLGPNFGTLGIEPLRMPFLLGVSTLGSSATVAQVRAIKRQILKWKDAHGYPVHVILRFRDAPILGLGLELGFKLGGSEGSGAAFWPVGAANMLGEMTMPFRLGGGYDIDGGGHGL; encoded by the coding sequence ATGGCCGACGAGTTTCGCGAGCTTCAGCGCGGCAACATTCCGGACGGGGGGCAATGGACCGACGCGGAATGGCTCCGCGGTCCGAATGCGCAAGCCTTCCTGGCTCTGCTCGGCGAGACGAAGGACGCCACGCTCGACGAGCTGCGCGCCGCGATCAAGGCGCGGTGGCCTGGGCTCGGTCCGCCCGATGCGCTGCGCTTGCAGGGGCAAGGCTTCGACGTCGAACGCTTCGAGGGGGAGACGGACGAAGCGTACCTCGCACGCCTGGAAAAGGCCTGGGAGACGCATCAAAGGGCGGGGACCGCGAGGGCCATCGAGGAAAGCCTGCGGGCCTTCGGGCTCCCGGATGTCCTCGTGGTTGAGGATTGGCAAGGGCGGTTCGCTGAGGGGTCCTGGTATTCGCGTTTCTGGGTCGTCCTCGGCCCGAATTTCGGGACGCTAGGGATCGAGCCGCTGCGAATGCCCTTCCTTCTGGGGGTGTCAACGCTCGGGAGCTCGGCGACCGTGGCACAAGTCCGGGCGATCAAGCGGCAAATCCTCAAGTGGAAGGACGCGCACGGCTACCCCGTCCACGTGATCCTTCGCTTCCGGGACGCTCCGATCCTCGGGCTCGGGCTCGAGCTCGGCTTCAAGCTCGGCGGCTCCGAAGGGAGCGGGGCGGCGTTCTGGCCGGTCGGCGCGGCGAACATGCTCGGGGAAATGACGATGCCGTTTCGGCTCGGCGGCGGTTACGACATTGATGGAGGCGGTCATGGCTTATGA
- a CDS encoding tape measure protein, giving the protein MTVSEKVVLREDVARPAAKAAASVERLAGALGGLGSVNVDAGAAAKIERTAKAASAAQDKATEAAKRAAAVREAATKTEGKAREAAERVANATREAEDKAAATAKKAAALREEANKAAEKAEEAATRAARLREASVKAGKAEQQAERAAVKAARLRASAERAEEAARKRSASAARAQSAAERQAERLGEKAAKQRAAAERAEATAKKRAASAARVQSSAERARRTTEAAAEKRAARAHRLAQREEQRRRKGLESKVSKTEARLADSVQRFNPAQERREAMLERQLREMRKQARTGLDDDGGRGGELGVGGGRAAAVAALAAAGAAVASGAARAAFDLGSAAVDAAAFREDATRALAILRRTQGDADKVFQTAVRTADFVGQGRRETIGQFVELLGKGFDTTIVDRIVRSVADLGTVNPEANVDSIVRAMGKIQAQGYLQGDELNMLTEAGLSADKVYGKLAARLGKSTDEIRRMQSAGKLGAADTIEAILAAINELSGGRAAGLAARAKSLEDITGLLGRLRAVPGNLLMDLDVTPGMRSFKAFVGGVRDSLDPSGPRWARITGSLGRVLNKVFGGLFAEQDPGKFIDRVVAKMEQAEPIISAVISGFRTGLGGALGVFEKLDAMNAGPLGELSKFLGVDDVPWIERVAKGVGLIAGVAGVAIGVIGVAAAKWASFVGSAYAAVLATYGYLVTFVEWLGGLFSGEGLAEAGSSAGTAIVDGLVGSIRAGALAVAAAVKAMAGGAISTAKRTLGIASPSRVFEGIGWNMAGGAEVGITGGAGRVVRAAEAMAFAATRAANDNLVTPSKAAGVGGSGIASSAGARAGRSALHGGERVVMHFEAGAIQIVVQGSATEQDGEAVARGLWAELQRLAEEAA; this is encoded by the coding sequence ATGACGGTCTCGGAAAAGGTCGTTCTGCGCGAGGATGTGGCGAGGCCCGCGGCGAAGGCAGCGGCGAGCGTGGAACGCCTTGCAGGCGCGCTCGGCGGGCTCGGGTCCGTGAACGTGGACGCGGGCGCGGCGGCGAAGATCGAGCGGACGGCGAAGGCGGCGAGCGCGGCGCAGGACAAGGCGACCGAGGCGGCGAAGCGAGCGGCGGCGGTCCGGGAGGCCGCGACGAAGACCGAGGGGAAGGCGCGGGAGGCGGCCGAACGCGTGGCGAATGCGACGCGCGAGGCGGAGGACAAGGCGGCGGCGACGGCGAAGAAAGCGGCGGCGCTGCGGGAGGAGGCGAACAAGGCGGCGGAAAAGGCGGAGGAGGCGGCGACGAGGGCGGCGCGGCTGCGGGAGGCCAGCGTCAAGGCAGGCAAGGCGGAGCAGCAGGCGGAGCGCGCGGCGGTGAAGGCGGCGCGGCTCCGGGCGAGCGCGGAGCGGGCCGAGGAGGCGGCGCGGAAGCGCTCGGCGTCGGCTGCGCGGGCGCAGTCGGCCGCGGAACGGCAAGCGGAACGGCTGGGCGAGAAAGCCGCAAAGCAACGGGCGGCCGCGGAGCGCGCGGAGGCGACTGCGAAGAAGAGGGCCGCCTCGGCGGCGCGTGTGCAGTCCTCGGCCGAAAGGGCGCGACGAACCACGGAGGCGGCCGCGGAAAAGCGCGCCGCAAGGGCGCATCGGCTGGCGCAACGCGAGGAGCAGCGGCGGCGGAAGGGCCTGGAGTCCAAGGTCAGCAAGACGGAGGCGCGGCTCGCCGATTCGGTTCAGCGGTTCAACCCGGCGCAGGAACGGCGCGAGGCGATGCTGGAGCGTCAGCTTCGAGAGATGCGGAAGCAAGCACGGACGGGCCTCGATGACGATGGGGGGCGAGGCGGCGAGCTCGGCGTGGGGGGCGGGCGCGCTGCTGCGGTCGCAGCGCTCGCGGCTGCGGGGGCGGCGGTAGCCTCGGGGGCGGCGCGGGCGGCGTTCGATCTGGGCTCGGCGGCTGTCGACGCGGCGGCGTTTCGCGAGGATGCGACGCGGGCGCTCGCCATCCTGCGGCGCACTCAGGGGGACGCGGACAAGGTCTTCCAAACAGCGGTTCGCACGGCGGATTTCGTCGGGCAAGGTCGACGCGAGACCATCGGGCAATTCGTCGAGCTGCTCGGGAAGGGGTTCGATACAACAATCGTCGATCGAATTGTCCGATCCGTCGCTGATCTCGGCACGGTCAACCCCGAGGCGAACGTCGACTCCATCGTCCGAGCGATGGGGAAAATCCAAGCTCAAGGCTACCTTCAGGGAGACGAGCTGAACATGCTCACCGAGGCGGGGCTCTCGGCTGACAAGGTGTACGGAAAGCTTGCCGCTAGGCTTGGGAAGAGCACCGACGAAATTCGACGAATGCAGAGCGCCGGGAAGCTGGGGGCGGCGGATACCATCGAGGCGATCCTCGCGGCGATCAACGAGCTGTCAGGCGGACGGGCGGCGGGGCTCGCGGCGCGGGCGAAGTCGCTGGAGGATATCACGGGGCTTCTCGGACGGCTCCGCGCCGTGCCCGGGAACCTGCTCATGGACCTCGACGTGACCCCGGGGATGCGGTCCTTCAAGGCATTCGTGGGGGGCGTGCGCGATAGCCTGGACCCCTCGGGGCCACGCTGGGCCAGGATCACGGGGTCCCTCGGGCGGGTGCTGAACAAGGTGTTCGGCGGGCTCTTCGCGGAGCAGGATCCAGGGAAGTTCATCGATCGCGTGGTGGCGAAGATGGAGCAGGCGGAGCCGATCATTTCGGCCGTCATTTCGGGCTTTCGGACGGGGCTCGGCGGAGCTCTGGGCGTCTTCGAGAAACTCGACGCGATGAACGCGGGGCCGCTCGGCGAGCTCTCCAAGTTCCTCGGGGTCGATGATGTCCCGTGGATCGAACGCGTGGCGAAGGGGGTCGGCTTGATCGCGGGCGTGGCAGGGGTCGCGATCGGCGTCATCGGAGTTGCGGCGGCGAAGTGGGCCTCCTTCGTCGGCTCGGCCTACGCGGCGGTGCTCGCAACATACGGATATCTCGTTACCTTCGTGGAATGGCTGGGGGGCTTATTCTCGGGCGAGGGCCTCGCGGAAGCGGGGAGCTCGGCGGGGACCGCGATCGTCGATGGCCTGGTCGGCAGTATCCGCGCCGGTGCGCTGGCGGTCGCTGCTGCGGTCAAGGCCATGGCCGGCGGGGCCATCTCCACGGCGAAGCGGACGCTCGGGATCGCAAGTCCGTCGCGCGTGTTCGAGGGGATCGGCTGGAACATGGCCGGCGGCGCCGAGGTGGGCATCACGGGCGGCGCGGGGCGCGTGGTCCGGGCCGCGGAAGCGATGGCGTTTGCGGCGACGCGGGCGGCCAACGACAACCTCGTGACCCCCTCGAAGGCGGCCGGCGTCGGCGGCTCGGGGATCGCCTCGAGCGCGGGCGCGCGGGCCGGGCGCTCGGCCCTGCACGGGGGCGAGCGGGTGGTGATGCACTTCGAGGCCGGGGCGATCCAGATCGTCGTCCAAGGCAGCGCAACGGAGCAGGACGGGGAAGCCGTTGCCCGCGGGCTCTGGGCCGAGCTCCAACGTCTCGCTGAGGAGGCGGCTTGA
- a CDS encoding baseplate J/gp47 family protein, with product MGAPSLAALLRARRKDVIFEDLLEKAHGLGLRARGWDSKRIGRVLLEIEAQTVEAWEAARIAITRGGYLGDDENGPFGAWLDLVALGWFQELRREAIPTEGRMVLTEFADDSLHVIQPGELAAVFGPELAEPLRYVNVDGGTLPKGGSLALTFRAEAAGARYNVPPSTISFLNTPLQGVRISNPADPATGTWITRAGADEESDPSLRAKCRDKWGSLGAGGNLAAVRYRIRKAAELFGLSVSRFRVRDDNPNGPGSVDVYLANPAGPASAVEVKAVRGYLAGLKAVGTGPLRCFAATLLEVPIVASLRNPTNPHAVAEAIGRLVTLQSDYPLGEVLYRARLIEELVDVASGTVDVRLVSPARDVLPKATDAIVFLPQFTLL from the coding sequence ATGGGCGCGCCGTCGCTCGCGGCGCTGCTCCGGGCTCGCCGAAAGGACGTCATCTTCGAGGACCTGCTCGAAAAGGCTCACGGGCTCGGGCTGCGCGCGCGGGGCTGGGACTCGAAGCGGATCGGGCGTGTGCTCCTCGAAATCGAGGCGCAAACGGTCGAGGCATGGGAGGCGGCGAGGATCGCAATCACGCGCGGCGGATACCTCGGCGACGACGAAAACGGGCCGTTCGGCGCGTGGCTCGATCTCGTCGCGCTCGGCTGGTTTCAAGAGCTGCGGCGCGAGGCCATCCCGACCGAGGGGCGGATGGTCCTCACGGAATTCGCCGACGACTCGCTGCACGTCATCCAACCGGGCGAGCTCGCGGCGGTCTTCGGGCCCGAGCTCGCCGAACCTCTCCGGTACGTGAACGTTGACGGCGGGACGCTGCCAAAGGGCGGAAGCCTCGCGCTCACCTTTCGCGCCGAGGCAGCCGGCGCGCGGTACAACGTCCCTCCGTCAACCATTTCGTTTCTGAATACGCCGCTCCAAGGGGTCCGCATCTCGAATCCCGCCGATCCCGCGACGGGGACATGGATCACGCGGGCCGGCGCGGACGAAGAGAGCGATCCGAGCCTCCGCGCGAAGTGCCGGGACAAGTGGGGCTCCCTCGGCGCAGGTGGAAACCTCGCGGCCGTCCGCTATCGCATCCGCAAGGCGGCCGAGCTTTTCGGGCTCTCCGTCTCGCGCTTCCGCGTCCGCGACGATAACCCGAACGGTCCGGGGAGCGTGGACGTCTACCTCGCCAATCCGGCGGGGCCGGCGTCGGCGGTCGAGGTGAAGGCCGTCCGCGGCTACCTCGCGGGGCTGAAGGCCGTGGGGACGGGGCCCCTCCGGTGCTTCGCGGCAACGCTGCTCGAGGTGCCGATCGTCGCGAGCCTGCGAAACCCGACGAATCCGCACGCGGTGGCGGAAGCGATCGGGCGGCTCGTCACCCTGCAATCGGATTATCCGCTCGGCGAGGTCCTCTACCGCGCGCGGCTGATCGAAGAGCTCGTCGATGTCGCCAGCGGGACGGTGGATGTCCGGCTCGTGTCGCCCGCGCGGGACGTCCTCCCAAAGGCAACGGACGCGATCGTCTTCCTCCCTCAATTCACCTTGCTTTGA